One Verrucomicrobiia bacterium genomic window, AACCTTTTTCAGCGTTGCGGAAAACCGATGACGGGCCTGTTCGCGGCGGACGACGTCTTCGCTGGTGACCCAATTGAATTGAATCACGCGCCGCTCGCCGCTGAAAGGTTTGTGCCCATGCCAGGAGTTCTCGCTGCGTTTGAACGCCAGCAGCGTCCCCTCCGACGGCGGCACTTCCAGGATCACGTCGTCGAGATTGTCCGGGGACCGCAGCAACCGCAATCGACCGCCGGCGGTTTCCCAATTCGGATTCATGTAAATGAGGACCGTGATGATTTTCGTGGTCGAATCCGTATGAATCTGGCCGTCCTTCTCCGAGCAGCGCCCGCGGACGGTGGCCATCGTGGGACGGCCACTCAGGTCGAGGCCGAATTTGCGTTCAAATGCCGACCGCATTTCCGCGCTGTTCAAATCGTTCATTAGTTGGCCAAACGCCGCGCCGTATTTGACCTCGCTCAAAGGGAAACTGCCGTGTTTTTCGATGCGCGGATAATCGGCGTTCACCGCTTTGCGGGCGTCAGCCTTCACAAATTCCGGTACCACCAGAAATTCAAACGGCTCGCGGTTTAGTGGCGTACTTTCAAAGTGATCCAAGTCAATCATCATGAGGATTTTCCTCCCTCGACCCAATAAATCTACGCCAAGCTTCATCAACGGTAAAGGCTATTCTCGGTCATTCGATGTTCGGCTTGCGTGTTGCGCAAGCTTTCGTTACCGTTCCGCCGCATCCATGACGGAACTCGAACAACAACTTCAGTCCGCCCGCGCCGAGGCGGAAGCCGCGGTAGCGGCGTGCACCGAACTGCCAGCACTCGACCAACTCAAGGCCAAATACCTTGGTCGCAGCGGCACTGTGTCCGCCGCGCTGGAGCAACTTGGCAAACTCCCGAAAGAGGAAAAGCCCCGCATCGGCAAACTTGCCAACGACATCAAGAACGCATTGACCGCCGCGATCACGGCGAAACGCGAGGAATTGGAAGCGAAAGTCGCCACCTCCGGCCCGGCAATTGATACGACGTTACCGGGACGACGACACCGGCTCGGCCATTTGCATCCGCTGACACAGGTTTCCGAGCGCATTGTCGCGGTTTTTCGCCGCATGGGATTTGCCGTGGAAGACGGGCCTGAGATCGAGGACGAATGGCATTGCTTCGACGCATTGAACACACCCGCGAACCATCCCGCGCGCGACATGCAGGATACGTTCTATATCGACCCGAAGGCGATGCCGCCGGATCCGAAGCTCGGCCGCTATTTGTTGCGGACCCATACATCGCCGGTGCAAGTCCGCACGATGATGAAGCAGAAGCCGCCGATTCGCATCGTCGCCCTTGGCCGCTGCTTCCGCCGGGACGAACTCGACGCCACGCACAGCCCGACATTCCACCAGGTCGAAGGCTTGTATGTGGATAAAAACGTCACCGTCGCGGACCTCAAGGGCACCGTTGAATTCTTCTTCCAGCAACTGCTCGACCCCGAGACG contains:
- a CDS encoding 2OG-Fe(II) oxygenase; this encodes MMIDLDHFESTPLNREPFEFLVVPEFVKADARKAVNADYPRIEKHGSFPLSEVKYGAAFGQLMNDLNSAEMRSAFERKFGLDLSGRPTMATVRGRCSEKDGQIHTDSTTKIITVLIYMNPNWETAGGRLRLLRSPDNLDDVILEVPPSEGTLLAFKRSENSWHGHKPFSGERRVIQFNWVTSEDVVRREQARHRFSATLKKVFAS
- the pheS gene encoding phenylalanine--tRNA ligase subunit alpha, giving the protein MTELEQQLQSARAEAEAAVAACTELPALDQLKAKYLGRSGTVSAALEQLGKLPKEEKPRIGKLANDIKNALTAAITAKREELEAKVATSGPAIDTTLPGRRHRLGHLHPLTQVSERIVAVFRRMGFAVEDGPEIEDEWHCFDALNTPANHPARDMQDTFYIDPKAMPPDPKLGRYLLRTHTSPVQVRTMMKQKPPIRIVALGRCFRRDELDATHSPTFHQVEGLYVDKNVTVADLKGTVEFFFQQLLDPETKVRFRPHFFPYTEPSFEIDLSTPYFRSRGKEWVELGGCGMVDPTVFKAVGYPDDEYTGWAFGFGIERLALITWSINDIRLFTENDVRFLEQF